In Microbacterium maritypicum, the following are encoded in one genomic region:
- a CDS encoding family 78 glycoside hydrolase catalytic domain codes for MSAPTSERTFVKVSAPRFEHIDDTLGMGARTPRLSWKTEAPEGWTQHGWQLECERADGTVIASGTNADQVLVAWPFEPLSSREQVRVRVRVRGEDQRWSPWSDQTTAEAGLLDAADWVAAPVGAAWPETPDTDRRPALVRRTFRLDRPVSRARLYVTAHGLYEAEINGARIGDHEFSPGWTKYDERLVYWTFDVTDELVEGENTLGAWLGDGWYRGRLGFNGGYRDLYGTDQALIAQLEVTHDDGSVTVIATDESWSAAPSPVLVSGLYDGEKHDTREEQPGWSRPGAGDDGWSPVRVGHRDPTTLVAPALPPVRCTEELAPVTVTRIDDTTHLLDFGQNLVGRLRVRVQGPAGHVVALRHAEVLEHGELGIRPLRLADAQDLITLDGGEPRFWEPKFTFHGFRYATVTGLDEIGEGDVVARVIHSDMRRTGWLETSNPDLNRLHENVRWGMRGNFLSIPTDCPQRDERLGWTGDVQVFAPTASFLYDSAGFLENWLTDVALEQLPDGTIPWFVPVIPGGPTWNPIRTGAVWGDVSVLTPWTLHERFGDLDVLRRQYDSGRKWVERMITQSGPSRLWRDGHQLGDWLDPAAPPHDPADARTDRYLVASAYFAFSTRRLADTARLLGLAADADRYARIAEEARDAFRAEYVRPDGTLTSDAQTAYALAIRFGLLSVTEEAVAGRRLAALVREAGNRIATGFAGTPVISDALSQTGHVDTAYDLILETECPSWLYTVRMGGTTIWERWDSMLPDGSINPGEMTSFNHFALGSVADWMHRVIGGLSPAAPGYRRIEWAPQPGGDLEHARVAFESPYGLIEGSWERVAEGIRYSLSVPTGVEGTIRVPGLDEQYVVSGGRFEAFVSSSDAAAA; via the coding sequence ATGAGCGCGCCCACCTCTGAAAGGACGTTCGTGAAGGTCTCCGCTCCCCGGTTCGAGCACATCGACGACACCCTCGGGATGGGGGCTCGCACGCCGCGACTCTCCTGGAAGACCGAAGCCCCGGAGGGATGGACGCAGCACGGGTGGCAGCTCGAGTGCGAGCGCGCGGACGGCACGGTCATCGCCTCCGGTACGAATGCCGACCAGGTGCTCGTCGCCTGGCCGTTCGAACCGCTCTCCTCCCGCGAGCAGGTGCGCGTGCGCGTGCGTGTCCGCGGCGAAGATCAGCGCTGGTCGCCTTGGAGCGACCAGACGACCGCCGAGGCGGGGCTGTTGGATGCCGCCGACTGGGTCGCTGCTCCCGTCGGCGCGGCGTGGCCGGAGACGCCGGACACCGACCGTCGGCCGGCACTCGTGCGGCGCACCTTCCGTCTCGACCGCCCGGTCTCCCGGGCACGCCTGTACGTCACGGCGCACGGACTCTACGAGGCGGAGATCAACGGCGCGCGCATCGGCGACCACGAGTTCTCGCCGGGATGGACCAAGTACGACGAGCGTCTCGTGTACTGGACCTTCGACGTCACCGACGAGCTCGTCGAGGGCGAGAACACCCTGGGCGCGTGGCTCGGCGACGGCTGGTATCGCGGCCGCCTCGGCTTCAACGGCGGCTACCGCGACCTCTACGGCACGGACCAGGCCCTCATCGCCCAGCTGGAGGTCACGCACGACGACGGCAGCGTCACGGTCATCGCCACCGACGAGAGCTGGTCGGCCGCGCCGAGCCCGGTCCTGGTGTCGGGCCTGTACGACGGCGAGAAGCACGATACCCGCGAGGAGCAGCCCGGGTGGTCGCGCCCCGGAGCCGGTGACGACGGATGGAGCCCCGTGCGTGTCGGCCATCGCGACCCGACGACGCTTGTCGCCCCAGCACTCCCGCCGGTGCGCTGCACCGAAGAACTCGCCCCCGTCACCGTCACCCGGATCGACGACACAACTCACCTGCTCGACTTCGGGCAGAACCTCGTCGGGCGATTGCGCGTCCGGGTGCAGGGGCCGGCCGGGCACGTGGTCGCGCTGCGCCATGCCGAGGTGCTGGAACACGGCGAGCTCGGCATCCGCCCGCTGCGCCTGGCCGACGCGCAAGATCTGATCACGCTCGACGGTGGCGAGCCGCGCTTCTGGGAGCCGAAGTTCACCTTCCACGGCTTCCGGTACGCGACGGTCACCGGTCTCGACGAGATCGGGGAGGGAGACGTGGTCGCCCGCGTCATCCACAGCGACATGCGCCGCACGGGGTGGCTGGAGACGTCGAACCCCGACCTGAACCGCCTGCACGAGAACGTGCGGTGGGGCATGCGCGGCAACTTCCTCAGTATCCCCACCGACTGCCCGCAGCGCGACGAGCGCCTCGGCTGGACGGGCGATGTGCAGGTCTTCGCGCCCACGGCATCCTTCCTCTACGACTCGGCGGGCTTCCTCGAGAACTGGCTCACCGACGTCGCCTTGGAGCAGCTGCCCGACGGCACCATCCCGTGGTTCGTCCCGGTGATTCCCGGCGGCCCCACCTGGAACCCGATCCGGACCGGGGCAGTGTGGGGAGATGTCTCGGTGCTCACGCCGTGGACCCTCCACGAGCGATTCGGCGACCTCGACGTGCTGCGCCGCCAGTACGACAGCGGCCGGAAGTGGGTCGAGCGGATGATCACGCAGTCCGGGCCGTCGCGGCTCTGGCGCGACGGTCATCAGCTCGGTGACTGGCTCGACCCGGCGGCACCGCCGCACGATCCGGCCGACGCGCGCACCGACAGGTACCTGGTCGCCTCCGCGTACTTCGCCTTCTCGACGCGGCGGCTGGCCGACACCGCCAGGCTCCTCGGTCTGGCGGCCGACGCCGATCGCTACGCGCGGATCGCCGAGGAGGCGCGCGATGCCTTCCGCGCCGAATACGTGCGGCCGGACGGCACTCTGACCTCCGATGCGCAGACCGCGTATGCGCTCGCCATCCGCTTCGGACTCCTGAGCGTGACCGAGGAGGCTGTCGCGGGTCGGCGTCTCGCCGCGCTCGTCCGCGAGGCCGGCAACCGCATCGCGACGGGCTTCGCAGGGACCCCGGTCATCAGCGATGCGCTGTCGCAGACCGGGCACGTCGACACGGCGTACGACCTGATCCTCGAGACCGAGTGCCCGTCGTGGCTGTACACCGTGCGCATGGGTGGGACGACGATCTGGGAGCGCTGGGACTCGATGCTCCCGGACGGATCGATCAATCCGGGCGAGATGACCAGCTTCAACCACTTCGCTCTCGGAAGCGTCGCGGACTGGATGCACCGCGTCATCGGGGGGCTCTCGCCGGCCGCACCCGGATACCGTCGCATCGAGTGGGCACCGCAGCCCGGAGGTGATCTCGAACATGCCCGGGTGGCATTCGAGTCGCCGTACGGACTCATCGAAGGGTCATGGGAGCGTGTGGCCGAAGGAATCCGGTACTCGCTCTCCGTCCCCACCGGTGTCGAGGGCACGATCCGCGTGCCGGGTCTCGACGAGCAGTACGTCGTCTCGGGCGGACGGTTCGAGGCGTTCGTCTCGTCGTCGGACGCCGCCGCCGCGTGA
- a CDS encoding GDSL-type esterase/lipase family protein, with amino-acid sequence MTGTRLTGKPLVAIAAAVAAFAAVVGVVYRRVMYPPLPRPREDRIRLAAVGDSNTYGAGMLFRGRGRRSYPGRLEQLLGDGYQVLNYGVNRCTLQREGDWPYDATPQATASLHAGADIVLVMLGSNDARGDNWNAERYETQLAAFVERYRTRGATVFLLTPPVAFPNRRGVHKRIIADEVAPIVRAVASRLGVDLIDVFDVTRRSVTRHPDGIHLDARASAIVAEAVAEALVPPTAPPLATHPEG; translated from the coding sequence ATGACCGGCACGCGCCTGACCGGGAAACCCCTCGTCGCCATCGCGGCGGCGGTCGCTGCCTTCGCGGCCGTCGTCGGCGTCGTCTACAGACGCGTCATGTACCCGCCGCTGCCCCGCCCCCGGGAAGACCGGATCCGGCTCGCCGCCGTCGGTGACAGCAACACCTATGGTGCAGGGATGCTGTTCCGAGGCCGGGGCCGCCGGTCCTACCCGGGCCGCCTCGAACAGCTCCTCGGCGACGGATACCAGGTGCTCAACTACGGCGTGAATCGGTGCACGCTGCAGCGCGAAGGCGACTGGCCGTACGACGCGACTCCCCAGGCCACGGCGTCTCTGCACGCGGGGGCGGACATCGTGCTCGTCATGCTCGGCTCGAACGATGCCCGCGGCGACAACTGGAATGCGGAGCGCTACGAGACCCAGCTCGCCGCGTTCGTCGAGCGCTACCGCACGCGCGGCGCGACCGTCTTCCTGCTGACTCCACCCGTCGCGTTCCCGAATCGCCGCGGGGTCCACAAGCGGATCATCGCCGACGAGGTGGCCCCGATCGTGCGCGCCGTCGCGAGCAGGCTGGGGGTCGACCTGATCGATGTCTTCGACGTCACCCGCCGATCCGTCACGCGGCATCCGGACGGCATCCATCTCGATGCCCGCGCCAGCGCGATCGTCGCGGAGGCCGTCGCCGAAGCCCTCGTCCCGCCGACTGCGCCGCCGCTCGCCACTCACCCGGAGGGGTGA
- a CDS encoding response regulator — MTLRILIVDDQELFRTAIALMLSRDPRLSDVATASSGGAAIEHVRAHAVDVVLMDIRMPGMDGIAATREVLRLRPATRVLILTTFDLDEYVYAAIREGASGFLTKDASPAELADAAVAVASGESVMSSRATEALIGFVRDGAPGADPASALAALSPREQEVARALATGASNDDIARTLFLSANTVKTHVKAVLAKLGVPDRVHVVIWAYENGLLRPGR, encoded by the coding sequence ATGACCCTTCGCATTCTGATCGTCGACGACCAGGAGCTGTTCCGCACGGCCATCGCGCTGATGCTCTCGCGCGACCCGCGCCTGTCGGACGTGGCCACCGCCTCGTCGGGTGGAGCAGCGATCGAGCATGTGCGCGCTCATGCCGTCGACGTGGTCCTGATGGACATCCGGATGCCGGGGATGGACGGCATCGCCGCCACCCGGGAGGTGCTGCGGCTCCGGCCCGCCACCCGGGTCCTGATCCTCACCACCTTCGACCTGGACGAGTACGTATACGCGGCGATCCGCGAGGGGGCGAGCGGCTTCCTCACCAAAGACGCCAGCCCGGCGGAACTCGCGGATGCCGCCGTCGCCGTGGCCTCCGGCGAGTCGGTGATGTCCTCACGCGCCACCGAGGCACTGATCGGGTTCGTTCGCGACGGGGCCCCCGGAGCAGACCCGGCGTCGGCGCTCGCCGCCCTCAGCCCTCGCGAGCAGGAGGTCGCCCGCGCTCTCGCCACCGGCGCCTCGAACGACGACATCGCTCGGACGCTGTTCCTCTCGGCGAACACGGTGAAGACGCATGTGAAGGCCGTCCTCGCGAAGCTCGGCGTTCCCGACCGGGTGCACGTCGTCATCTGGGCATACGAGAACGGGCTGCTGCGCCCGGGACGCTGA
- a CDS encoding alpha/beta fold hydrolase has translation MSTESRSERAHIAPADLDAAIGDVDWTVLPPGSTASRFSAPSGELAVVSLGDPAHPRVVLVPGATGSKEDFALMLPLLAEAGFFVQSFDLAGQYESHAAGAHTSYTYELFIGDLIAFLEADSPAHLLGYSFAGTVAQLVAARRPDLVLSLALLTTPPGVGNVFATMKWLGPIAPIASPRRGAGLMIWGIVTNKNRVPPRRLEFVRSRFALTSRRSVDEIVGLMMAAPDVRGRVRALPIPKLVVAGSHDLWPLAAHERYAHDIGADFRAYATGHSPSETTPHQLTADLLDLYARADG, from the coding sequence GTGTCGACGGAATCGCGGAGTGAGCGGGCGCACATCGCCCCGGCAGACCTCGACGCGGCGATCGGCGACGTCGACTGGACGGTGCTGCCGCCCGGGTCGACGGCCTCGCGGTTCTCAGCGCCGAGCGGCGAGCTGGCCGTGGTGTCGCTGGGCGATCCCGCGCATCCGCGCGTGGTCCTGGTCCCCGGGGCGACCGGCTCCAAGGAGGACTTCGCCCTGATGCTGCCGCTCCTGGCGGAGGCTGGCTTCTTCGTGCAGTCGTTCGATCTCGCCGGGCAGTACGAGTCCCACGCCGCCGGCGCGCACACGAGCTACACGTACGAGCTGTTCATCGGCGACCTCATCGCCTTCCTCGAAGCCGACAGCCCCGCTCATCTGCTGGGGTACTCCTTCGCGGGCACGGTCGCGCAGCTGGTCGCCGCCCGTCGCCCCGACCTCGTGCTGTCCCTGGCGCTCCTGACCACTCCCCCCGGCGTGGGCAACGTGTTCGCGACCATGAAGTGGCTGGGCCCGATCGCGCCGATCGCGAGCCCACGTCGCGGTGCCGGTCTCATGATCTGGGGGATCGTGACGAACAAGAACCGGGTCCCGCCCCGGAGGCTCGAGTTCGTCCGCTCACGGTTCGCGCTCACGAGCAGGCGCAGCGTCGACGAGATCGTCGGGCTCATGATGGCCGCCCCGGATGTGCGCGGCCGCGTGCGGGCGCTGCCGATCCCCAAGCTGGTCGTCGCCGGCTCGCACGACCTGTGGCCGCTGGCCGCCCACGAACGCTATGCCCACGACATCGGCGCCGACTTCCGCGCTTACGCGACCGGGCACAGCCCGAGCGAGACCACTCCGCATCAGCTCACCGCCGACCTGCTCGATCTCTACGCGCGCGCCGACGGCTGA
- a CDS encoding glycosyltransferase family 2 protein: MTTVFPRSVSVVIPVRNDAVLLEQCLRALERQTRRADEVVVVDNGSTDDTVAVAERFGARVVTEPVRGIPRASAAGYDAATGDIIARLDADSRPRPDWIERIERIFRSRDGLDFLTGDPSFYGSTPLVHWMGEHLYIGGMYTVLTPLLGHAPLFGSNMAMRAETWRSLSGEVHREPQNIHDDFDLSFHVRPEMTVLRDRSLVVEVSARPFRDWASLRRRLSYVLPTVRLHLPREPLRVRRRARREADAEALRG; the protein is encoded by the coding sequence ATGACGACCGTCTTCCCCCGTTCCGTCTCGGTGGTCATCCCGGTGCGGAACGACGCCGTCCTTCTCGAGCAGTGTCTGCGCGCTCTCGAGCGGCAGACCCGCAGAGCCGACGAGGTCGTCGTCGTCGACAACGGCAGCACGGATGACACGGTGGCGGTCGCCGAGCGATTCGGCGCACGCGTCGTGACCGAGCCCGTGCGGGGGATTCCCCGGGCGTCCGCGGCGGGGTACGACGCGGCGACGGGCGACATCATCGCGCGGCTGGATGCCGACTCGCGCCCGAGGCCCGACTGGATCGAGCGGATCGAGCGGATCTTCCGCAGCCGCGACGGCCTCGACTTCCTCACCGGCGACCCGAGCTTCTACGGCTCCACGCCGCTGGTGCACTGGATGGGGGAGCACCTCTACATCGGCGGCATGTACACGGTGCTCACGCCGCTGCTCGGCCATGCCCCGCTGTTCGGCTCCAACATGGCGATGCGCGCCGAGACCTGGCGGTCGCTGAGCGGCGAGGTGCACCGGGAGCCGCAGAACATCCACGACGACTTCGACCTGTCCTTCCATGTGCGTCCGGAGATGACGGTGCTGCGGGACCGGAGTCTCGTCGTCGAGGTGTCGGCGCGCCCGTTCCGGGATTGGGCGTCGCTTCGACGTCGGCTGAGCTACGTGCTCCCCACGGTCCGGCTGCATCTGCCGCGGGAGCCGCTGCGCGTGCGGCGACGGGCGCGGCGTGAGGCTGATGCGGAGGCCCTCCGCGGCTGA
- a CDS encoding sensor histidine kinase has product MRSEASVASPRRHAWLRVDVIVALIALVILLPSSIAILTEPATRPEPWILALMIALYVVLHLTTLLAVRHPVAAIVIANAVMCALVLVPGIRAASGAFLPSAAAYLLVIGQVAAQTRSSVRIAALAGGIFGAGLIAFTELRLDDPELRLGAFLGLSGAIAAAWALGLVLRVRRDQAEERMAARVSQAIADERGRINRDLHDIVAHSMTVMIAQAEVARTVRADDPDRSDAALGIVVDTGREALRGMRSVVADDAPRQPLPTVDSLEELVEGVRTPSTDVRLSESGTRAPLRADAALALHHAVREALTNAIRHNAPPVAIEVRIDWRPEGVQATIEDDGGSGPVVTDLGSGVGLVGITERVRLAGGTLTAHGRDLRGWIVTVDLPTERSIG; this is encoded by the coding sequence ATGCGGTCCGAGGCCTCTGTCGCGAGTCCCCGTCGGCACGCCTGGCTGCGTGTCGACGTCATCGTGGCGCTCATCGCCCTCGTGATCCTGCTGCCGTCGAGCATCGCGATCCTCACAGAGCCGGCCACGCGCCCCGAGCCCTGGATCCTCGCGCTCATGATCGCCCTGTACGTGGTGCTCCACCTCACGACACTGCTCGCCGTGCGGCACCCGGTCGCCGCGATCGTGATCGCGAACGCCGTCATGTGCGCACTCGTGCTCGTCCCGGGTATCCGCGCGGCATCCGGAGCCTTCCTCCCCTCGGCCGCGGCCTACCTGCTCGTCATCGGCCAAGTCGCCGCGCAGACCCGCTCGAGCGTGCGGATCGCGGCGCTGGCGGGCGGCATCTTCGGCGCCGGCCTCATCGCCTTCACCGAGCTTCGACTCGACGATCCGGAGCTCCGCCTCGGGGCGTTCCTCGGACTCAGCGGTGCGATCGCGGCGGCCTGGGCGCTGGGGCTGGTCCTGCGGGTGCGGCGTGACCAGGCCGAGGAGCGGATGGCGGCGCGCGTCTCGCAGGCGATCGCGGATGAGCGCGGACGGATCAACCGCGACCTGCACGACATCGTCGCGCACTCGATGACGGTGATGATCGCGCAGGCCGAGGTCGCCCGCACGGTGCGCGCCGACGACCCCGACCGGAGTGACGCTGCTCTCGGGATCGTCGTGGACACCGGCCGTGAGGCTCTGCGCGGAATGCGTTCGGTCGTCGCCGACGATGCCCCGCGCCAGCCGTTGCCCACCGTCGACTCCCTGGAGGAGCTCGTCGAGGGCGTGCGTACTCCCTCGACCGACGTGCGGCTGAGCGAGTCGGGCACCAGGGCTCCACTTCGCGCCGACGCCGCGCTGGCACTGCATCATGCGGTGCGCGAGGCGCTCACGAACGCGATCCGTCACAATGCGCCTCCGGTCGCCATCGAGGTGCGGATCGACTGGCGACCGGAAGGGGTGCAGGCAACGATCGAAGACGACGGAGGGTCGGGCCCGGTCGTGACCGATCTCGGCAGCGGCGTGGGCCTGGTGGGCATCACCGAGCGGGTGCGGCTCGCCGGCGGCACGCTCACCGCGCACGGACGGGATCTGCGGGGATGGATCGTGACGGTGGATCTTCCGACCGAGAGGAGCATCGGATGA